A single window of Thermocrinis jamiesonii DNA harbors:
- the cmk gene encoding (d)CMP kinase: MKIAVDGPSASGKSTVAKLLSQRLGIPYLETGLLYRMFGYIAFKEKVKPEESLKLFEEDFRVVFDVGKTEVYWKGKNLAEELKGEEVGKYASLLGEIPAFRERMIEFFRRLVGDSQVVAEGRDVGTHIFPEAPLKFFITASAEERARRRYLELKSKGLEVSYEEILRVIQERDLRDAHRPVYPFKPAEDAHIIDTTNMSVEEVLETMLKILKEKKV, from the coding sequence ATGAAGATAGCAGTTGATGGCCCTTCGGCCAGTGGTAAAAGCACCGTAGCAAAGCTTTTATCCCAAAGATTGGGCATACCTTACTTAGAAACAGGCTTGTTATACAGAATGTTTGGCTATATAGCCTTTAAGGAAAAAGTAAAACCTGAGGAGTCATTAAAGTTATTTGAAGAGGATTTTAGAGTAGTTTTTGATGTGGGAAAAACAGAAGTGTATTGGAAGGGTAAAAATCTAGCAGAAGAGCTCAAAGGGGAAGAAGTGGGAAAGTATGCATCCCTTTTAGGGGAGATTCCAGCCTTTAGAGAGAGAATGATTGAATTTTTTAGACGTTTGGTAGGGGATTCTCAGGTGGTGGCAGAAGGAAGGGACGTAGGCACCCACATATTCCCAGAAGCGCCACTAAAGTTTTTTATAACCGCTTCAGCAGAAGAAAGGGCAAGAAGAAGATACTTAGAGCTAAAGTCCAAAGGCTTGGAAGTATCATACGAGGAAATTCTCAGGGTTATTCAAGAAAGGGATCTTAGGGATGCCCATAGGCCGGTTTATCCTTTCAAACCAGCGGAAGACGCCCACATCATAGACACAACAAACATGAGCGTTGAGGAAGTTTTGGAAACCATGTTGAAAATCCTTAAGGAGAAAAAGGTTTGA
- a CDS encoding uracil-DNA glycosylase, which produces MDIQKLLATAKALREIDLGEIYLLRDTAKQEKPNKHHLLKQLYERLERERKCVLYESASGYVFGEGDPDSPVVFVGEAPGEEEDKLKRPFVGRAGQYLNSKLEEVGLKREKIYITNVVKSRPPGNRAPTKEEMASCLPYLRKEIEIIKPKLIVCLGATAMKGILGKEYAITKYRGHIFPYPYDTKIKVFLTYHPAYVLRNPSADKEFTEDLRAIVKLIAEA; this is translated from the coding sequence TTGGACATTCAGAAGCTTTTGGCAACTGCAAAAGCTCTAAGAGAAATAGATTTGGGAGAAATATACTTACTGAGAGATACAGCAAAACAGGAAAAACCAAATAAACACCATCTTTTAAAACAACTTTACGAAAGGCTTGAGAGGGAAAGAAAATGCGTTCTGTATGAGTCTGCCAGCGGATACGTGTTTGGAGAGGGTGATCCAGACTCTCCTGTTGTTTTTGTTGGAGAAGCACCGGGAGAAGAAGAGGACAAACTAAAAAGACCTTTCGTGGGTAGGGCTGGACAGTATCTAAACAGCAAGTTGGAAGAAGTAGGACTAAAGAGAGAAAAGATCTATATTACCAACGTAGTAAAGTCCAGACCACCGGGCAACCGAGCGCCTACAAAAGAGGAGATGGCATCATGCCTTCCTTACCTTAGAAAGGAAATAGAGATCATAAAGCCAAAGTTAATAGTCTGTCTTGGTGCTACTGCAATGAAAGGAATACTTGGTAAAGAGTATGCCATTACCAAATACCGTGGGCATATTTTTCCCTATCCTTACGATACAAAAATAAAAGTTTTTTTAACTTATCACCCAGCTTACGTGTTGAGAAACCCGTCTGCAGACAAAGAATTCACTGAAGACCTAAGGGCTATAGTAAAGCTCATTGCTGAAGCTTGA
- a CDS encoding TRC40/GET3/ArsA family transport-energizing ATPase translates to MRIILFSGKGGVGKTTISAATGYRLSKLGYKTIIVSLDPAHSLGDSFDIPEQEKINAKGLPIKINDKLYIQEIDVQEEIDRYWGDVYRFLELLFNTTGLSEIVSEELAILPGMEEVTSLLYVNKYYREKEFDVLILDLPPTGESLRFVSMPTVLKWYMKKIFRVERTIMKVARPIAQRITDVPLPDDEYFKALENFYEKLKGVDELLIDPEITSVRLVANPEKMVLKESQRAMLYFNLFGTNVDAVIINKVLPTNLSECDSMSKWVLTQKKYLEEMEALFYPIPTFKVPLMEDEVVGEEKLSILADLIYADKDPYTVFFKEKPYEFIEEDGGYTVKLRAPFLTKDGLSVIKSGAEIIVRWKNFKSHIMLPRKLRSYEPSGAKLEEGFLKIKLQQ, encoded by the coding sequence ATGCGAATAATACTTTTTTCTGGTAAAGGTGGAGTAGGAAAGACCACCATATCCGCAGCAACAGGATACAGACTTTCCAAACTAGGCTACAAAACCATAATAGTTTCCTTAGATCCAGCCCACAGCTTAGGAGACTCCTTTGACATACCAGAGCAAGAAAAAATAAATGCCAAAGGTCTTCCTATAAAGATAAATGATAAGCTTTATATACAAGAAATAGATGTGCAGGAAGAAATAGACAGATACTGGGGGGACGTGTATAGGTTTTTGGAACTCCTCTTTAACACCACTGGGCTAAGCGAGATAGTTTCAGAAGAACTTGCCATACTTCCCGGTATGGAAGAGGTCACTAGCCTTTTATATGTGAATAAATACTACAGAGAAAAAGAGTTTGATGTTTTAATACTTGACCTCCCACCTACCGGAGAATCTTTGCGTTTTGTTTCTATGCCCACGGTGCTAAAGTGGTATATGAAGAAGATCTTTAGGGTAGAAAGAACTATAATGAAGGTAGCAAGGCCAATAGCTCAGAGGATAACCGATGTCCCACTACCGGACGATGAGTATTTCAAAGCTTTGGAAAACTTTTATGAAAAGCTCAAAGGAGTGGATGAGCTTTTGATAGACCCAGAGATAACCTCGGTTAGACTTGTAGCAAATCCAGAGAAGATGGTTTTAAAGGAAAGCCAGAGGGCTATGCTCTACTTTAACCTCTTTGGCACCAACGTAGATGCGGTAATAATAAACAAGGTTTTACCCACAAACTTAAGTGAGTGTGACAGCATGTCAAAGTGGGTCTTAACACAGAAAAAATATCTGGAAGAGATGGAGGCGCTATTTTATCCAATACCTACCTTCAAAGTTCCCCTTATGGAGGATGAGGTGGTAGGAGAGGAAAAACTGAGTATTTTGGCAGACCTAATTTACGCAGACAAAGACCCATACACAGTGTTTTTCAAAGAGAAACCTTACGAGTTTATAGAGGAGGACGGCGGATACACCGTAAAGTTAAGAGCGCCGTTCCTCACAAAAGATGGGCTTTCTGTCATAAAAAGCGGTGCTGAAATCATAGTTCGCTGGAAAAACTTTAAAAGCCATATAATGTTACCAAGAAAACTCAGAAGTTATGAGCCCTCTGGAGCAAAGCTTGAGGAAGGCTTCCTGAAAATCAAGCTTCAGCAATGA
- a CDS encoding sulfite oxidase-like oxidoreductase: protein MKKKIVSQINLREDRLPPGQKWISAPIVYDIVDELPEWDLSKYRFKVWGEVKKPLELSYEEILSLPAVELVADFHCVTRWSVKDIVWEGVQTKTILSMVEPTQDAKFVLVHCLEGYTTNMPIEYLFEEDSILAYKMYGKPIPKRHGFPLRLVVPKLYAWKSAKYVCGLEILKEDVPGFWERRGYNMRGDPWREERYW, encoded by the coding sequence ATGAAGAAGAAGATAGTTAGTCAAATAAACCTAAGGGAAGATAGATTGCCCCCGGGGCAAAAGTGGATCTCTGCACCCATAGTTTATGACATCGTGGATGAATTGCCAGAATGGGACCTTTCTAAGTATAGGTTCAAGGTATGGGGAGAGGTAAAAAAACCTTTAGAGCTTTCCTACGAAGAGATATTGTCTTTACCTGCGGTAGAGCTTGTTGCAGACTTTCATTGCGTTACCCGGTGGAGTGTAAAGGATATAGTCTGGGAAGGTGTGCAAACAAAAACTATTCTAAGTATGGTAGAGCCTACTCAGGACGCTAAATTTGTTTTAGTCCATTGTTTGGAAGGATACACCACCAACATGCCAATAGAATACCTTTTTGAGGAAGACAGTATATTAGCCTACAAAATGTATGGCAAACCAATTCCAAAAAGGCACGGGTTTCCTCTAAGGCTTGTGGTTCCCAAGTTGTATGCTTGGAAGAGTGCTAAGTATGTTTGTGGGCTTGAGATTTTAAAGGAGGATGTGCCAGGCTTTTGGGAAAGGAGAGGTTACAATATGAGAGGAGACCCTTGGAGAGAGGAAAGGTATTGGTAA
- a CDS encoding pseudouridine synthase has product MERGKVLVRLNAFLSMCGIASRRKADQLILEGRVKVNGITVREFGWRIDPQKDVVEVDGKPVKPQRYRYIALYKPCCYLTALGKSQDGKKTIQELIKDIPERLYPAGRLDYNAEGLLILTNDGQLANRIMHPRYKLPKTYQVLVKGKVSAKTLESMKRGAYLEDGFAKPVSVRILRYEKDNTLLEIVFTEGRKHIVKRFTAHFGHKVLKLKRTAIGPIKLGKLSPGKWRELSKEEVIALKKAVKMLN; this is encoded by the coding sequence TTGGAGAGAGGAAAGGTATTGGTAAGGCTCAACGCCTTTTTGTCTATGTGTGGTATTGCATCCAGAAGAAAGGCAGACCAGCTTATTCTTGAAGGCAGGGTAAAGGTAAATGGTATAACAGTTAGGGAGTTTGGTTGGAGAATAGATCCTCAAAAGGATGTGGTAGAAGTAGATGGAAAGCCTGTAAAACCTCAAAGGTATAGATACATAGCCCTTTACAAACCTTGCTGTTATCTTACTGCCTTAGGGAAATCACAGGATGGTAAAAAGACCATTCAAGAGCTCATAAAGGACATTCCGGAAAGGCTCTATCCTGCGGGAAGGCTTGATTACAACGCAGAGGGTCTTTTGATTCTTACCAACGATGGACAGCTAGCAAACAGGATAATGCACCCGCGCTATAAACTTCCAAAAACTTACCAAGTTTTGGTAAAGGGAAAGGTAAGTGCAAAAACCTTAGAATCTATGAAAAGGGGCGCCTACTTAGAAGACGGCTTTGCAAAACCGGTTAGCGTTCGCATACTCAGATACGAGAAGGACAACACCCTTTTGGAAATTGTTTTTACAGAGGGAAGAAAGCATATCGTAAAAAGATTCACCGCCCACTTTGGACATAAGGTTTTGAAACTCAAAAGGACCGCCATAGGTCCTATAAAACTTGGAAAGTTAAGCCCGGGAAAATGGAGGGAGCTTTCAAAAGAGGAAGTAATAGCACTCAAAAAAGCTGTTAAAATGCTAAACTGA
- a CDS encoding thioredoxin family protein — protein sequence MESVLKFLFFVVAFVVFLRLGLKLYVLKKAKSKEGMKVEGLSSGVLYFYSPRCGACKAMEPQIDLLSKELEVRKFDVFSDDGQREAKKFGVMATPTTVLVKDGKVHKVFVGIVSADRILKEFKL from the coding sequence ATGGAAAGCGTCCTGAAGTTTTTATTTTTTGTGGTTGCCTTTGTGGTTTTCTTGAGGCTTGGACTAAAGCTTTATGTGTTAAAAAAGGCAAAGAGTAAGGAAGGTATGAAGGTTGAAGGGTTAAGTAGCGGTGTGCTTTACTTTTATTCTCCACGATGTGGAGCTTGCAAGGCTATGGAGCCCCAGATAGACCTCCTTTCTAAGGAGCTGGAAGTTAGAAAGTTTGATGTTTTTTCGGATGATGGACAAAGAGAGGCAAAGAAGTTTGGAGTTATGGCCACACCCACCACCGTTCTTGTGAAAGACGGTAAGGTGCATAAAGTTTTTGTGGGTATAGTCAGTGCAGATAGGATCCTCAAAGAGTTTAAGCTCTGA
- a CDS encoding RelA/SpoT family protein: protein MQALLSKKVERLFSFVEERDRDEVLRAIEFLEEKHAGQKRASGEPYVIHPLEVAIITAEMGLGKEAIISALLHDVLEDTQTSYEEIKRLFGAVVADIVEGVTKIGKYKFKDVGSERAENYRKLLLATAKDLRVLLVKLADRLHNMRTLQHLPKEKQIRIAKETLEIYVPLANRLGIWRIKTELEDLCFMFLYPKEYEKVKEFIKENKEKLEEYLKKLFIPKLKEALKTHNVNAEITYRPKHLYGIWQKTIRKGIRLEDVHDILGVRVIVNTVEECYLVLGIIHNTFTPIPGKFDDYISLPKPNLYQSLHTAVIGPKGKVVEVQIRTWEMHERAEKGIAAHWAYKESINLKDNTVYSWLKGLVESLKGSKNPQEVLENIKLELFSEEVFVFTPKGDLIVLPKGATPVDFAYHIHTDIGNHCAGAKVNGRIVPLDYKLQNGDQVEIITNPTKKPNPEWLKFVVTSKAKSRIKAYLKELEREKWIEDGKQTLDLLSKKLNIDRQALLNQIKNAEDIQKDDEVYLMVGSGKLSKERIYQILGLKKIESKEKVGKDNDTKVQLEGIEKVMYQIAKCCSPLPGDEVLGVVSKGKGLIIHLANCPNLQHIQKHFPERVVKVNWASAQGKQSVPLRLWVKDRVGILGEVASTLARLNANILQSITKSLHTGEAVMEFVVELNSLEHLNKVIGALKKLEGVEKVSRIIRA, encoded by the coding sequence ATGCAAGCTCTTCTTTCCAAAAAGGTGGAAAGGCTGTTTAGCTTTGTGGAGGAAAGGGATAGGGATGAGGTTCTGAGGGCTATAGAGTTTTTAGAAGAAAAACACGCAGGACAAAAAAGAGCATCCGGGGAACCATACGTGATCCATCCATTGGAGGTCGCAATCATAACAGCAGAAATGGGCTTGGGAAAAGAAGCAATAATATCCGCTTTGCTTCATGATGTGCTGGAAGACACCCAAACATCCTACGAGGAGATAAAAAGACTCTTTGGTGCAGTGGTCGCAGACATTGTGGAAGGTGTCACAAAAATAGGAAAATACAAGTTTAAGGACGTAGGTTCAGAGAGGGCGGAAAACTACAGAAAATTACTTTTGGCTACCGCAAAAGACCTTAGGGTCCTATTGGTGAAACTTGCGGACAGACTACACAACATGAGGACACTGCAACATCTTCCGAAGGAAAAGCAGATAAGGATAGCAAAAGAAACTTTGGAAATATACGTGCCTTTGGCAAACAGGTTGGGTATTTGGCGGATAAAAACCGAGCTTGAAGACCTATGTTTCATGTTCCTTTACCCAAAAGAGTACGAGAAGGTAAAAGAATTCATAAAGGAAAATAAGGAAAAACTTGAAGAATACCTAAAAAAGCTCTTCATTCCTAAGCTTAAAGAAGCTCTGAAAACCCACAACGTAAATGCGGAAATTACTTACAGACCAAAGCACCTATACGGCATATGGCAGAAGACCATAAGAAAAGGCATACGCTTAGAGGATGTGCACGATATCTTAGGCGTTCGGGTTATCGTCAATACGGTAGAAGAGTGCTACTTGGTGCTTGGTATAATACACAATACCTTCACACCCATTCCCGGAAAGTTTGACGATTATATATCCTTGCCAAAGCCAAATCTTTATCAATCTTTGCACACCGCAGTCATTGGTCCAAAGGGAAAGGTTGTTGAGGTGCAAATAAGAACTTGGGAGATGCACGAAAGAGCTGAAAAGGGTATTGCAGCCCACTGGGCCTACAAAGAATCCATCAACTTAAAAGACAACACGGTTTATAGCTGGCTAAAAGGTTTGGTGGAAAGCTTAAAAGGCAGTAAAAACCCGCAGGAAGTTTTGGAAAACATAAAGTTAGAGCTCTTTTCGGAAGAGGTCTTCGTATTTACTCCTAAGGGAGACCTGATAGTGCTTCCAAAGGGAGCTACTCCGGTGGATTTTGCCTATCACATACACACGGACATAGGAAATCACTGTGCAGGGGCAAAGGTAAATGGAAGGATCGTGCCTTTGGACTACAAACTACAAAATGGAGACCAAGTGGAAATAATCACCAACCCAACAAAAAAACCAAACCCAGAATGGTTAAAGTTCGTAGTAACTTCAAAGGCAAAAAGCAGAATAAAGGCTTACCTTAAGGAGTTAGAAAGGGAAAAGTGGATAGAAGATGGAAAGCAAACTTTGGACCTTCTATCCAAAAAGTTAAACATAGATAGGCAGGCTTTGCTAAACCAGATAAAAAATGCTGAAGACATACAGAAGGACGATGAAGTATATCTGATGGTAGGAAGTGGTAAATTGAGTAAAGAAAGAATTTACCAAATACTTGGTTTGAAGAAAATTGAATCTAAGGAAAAGGTAGGAAAGGATAATGACACAAAGGTTCAGTTGGAAGGTATAGAAAAGGTTATGTATCAGATAGCAAAGTGCTGTAGCCCATTACCGGGGGATGAGGTCCTTGGAGTTGTATCAAAGGGCAAGGGCTTGATCATTCACTTAGCCAACTGTCCCAACCTACAGCACATCCAAAAACACTTTCCAGAAAGGGTAGTAAAGGTAAATTGGGCAAGTGCGCAGGGCAAACAAAGTGTGCCACTTCGTCTGTGGGTAAAAGACAGGGTAGGTATTCTTGGAGAAGTTGCCTCTACTTTGGCAAGGCTAAACGCAAACATTCTTCAGTCAATTACAAAGAGTTTGCATACGGGCGAGGCGGTGATGGAGTTTGTGGTGGAGCTAAACAGTTTGGAACACCTAAACAAAGTAATTGGAGCGCTAAAAAAGTTGGAAGGGGTAGAGAAGGTAAGCAGGATTATCAGAGCTTAA
- the hslV gene encoding ATP-dependent protease subunit HslV has protein sequence MTTVIAVRRDGNTVMGSDGQVTLGHSVLKHGAKKVRKIYNNKVIVGFAGSAADGLALMERLENKLEEFRGNLLRACVELGKEWRMDRALRRLDAVLLAADLNSIFVVSGTGDVIEPDEPVIAIGSGGDYARACALALYKHTNLSAEEIVKESLLIASKICIYTNQTFFLEKLP, from the coding sequence ATGACAACAGTTATAGCGGTTAGAAGAGATGGCAACACTGTTATGGGCTCGGATGGGCAGGTAACTTTGGGACATTCTGTGCTAAAGCATGGTGCAAAGAAGGTTAGGAAAATATACAACAACAAAGTTATCGTAGGCTTTGCTGGGTCTGCGGCAGATGGGCTTGCTTTAATGGAAAGGCTGGAAAATAAGTTGGAAGAATTTAGAGGTAACCTCCTTAGGGCTTGCGTAGAGCTTGGTAAAGAGTGGAGGATGGATAGGGCTTTGAGAAGGTTGGATGCGGTGCTCTTGGCTGCAGACCTTAACAGTATCTTTGTAGTTTCGGGAACTGGGGACGTGATAGAGCCAGACGAGCCAGTTATAGCCATAGGTTCTGGTGGAGACTATGCTCGGGCCTGTGCCTTGGCGCTTTACAAACATACCAACCTTTCTGCGGAGGAAATAGTAAAAGAATCCCTGCTGATAGCATCCAAAATATGCATATACACCAATCAAACCTTCTTTTTGGAAAAACTGCCCTGA
- the rpmF gene encoding 50S ribosomal protein L32, producing MAVPKRRTSNWRRDQRRAQNFFSKVKPKALAECPSCGEWIMPHRVCPYCGYYKGRQIISMQ from the coding sequence ATGGCAGTTCCTAAGAGAAGAACTTCTAACTGGAGAAGGGATCAAAGAAGAGCTCAAAATTTCTTTTCTAAGGTCAAGCCCAAAGCTTTGGCAGAGTGTCCAAGCTGTGGGGAATGGATAATGCCCCATAGGGTATGCCCTTACTGCGGTTATTACAAGGGGAGACAAATCATAAGCATGCAATGA
- the plsX gene encoding phosphate acyltransferase PlsX, protein MKKIKIAVDCMGGDYAPEEIVKGCILAYKELGLESYLVGDKDAILSILKREGFKENGLKVVHAEEKVEMDEPPSVVLRKKNSSLYLAGMLVRNGEADGLVSAGNTGAVLTVGKFVVGTEEEVERPTIGVALPNPKGKTVLLDVGANVDCKPKHLLQFAIIGHTYAEEILGIKNPRVGLLSIGEEEGKGNELVKETYPLLKASKLNFLGNAEGRDIYAGTFDVIVCDGFVGNVILKASESLGLAVLQMIREEVKKSLLARIGALLMKPALNNFKKKADFTEYGGIPLLGAKKPVIITHGRANAKAIKNAIRVANEFLVHHFNEKLRENLIKLAPEEVRI, encoded by the coding sequence ATGAAAAAAATCAAAATAGCAGTGGATTGTATGGGAGGGGATTATGCCCCGGAGGAGATAGTCAAGGGCTGTATTCTGGCATACAAAGAGCTTGGCTTGGAAAGTTATTTGGTGGGGGACAAAGACGCCATACTTTCCATACTTAAGAGGGAAGGGTTTAAAGAAAACGGTCTAAAGGTGGTGCATGCGGAGGAAAAAGTTGAGATGGATGAGCCTCCATCTGTTGTCCTAAGGAAGAAGAATTCTTCCCTTTATCTTGCTGGAATGCTCGTAAGAAATGGGGAGGCAGACGGTTTGGTTTCCGCCGGGAATACAGGAGCAGTGCTAACAGTGGGAAAGTTTGTGGTGGGAACAGAAGAAGAGGTGGAAAGACCCACCATAGGAGTAGCATTGCCCAATCCCAAGGGTAAAACAGTCCTTTTGGATGTTGGAGCAAACGTAGATTGCAAGCCAAAGCATCTTCTTCAGTTTGCCATAATAGGACATACCTATGCGGAGGAAATCCTTGGGATAAAAAATCCAAGGGTTGGACTGTTGAGCATAGGGGAGGAGGAAGGTAAAGGAAACGAACTGGTAAAGGAAACCTATCCGCTTTTAAAGGCTTCAAAGTTGAATTTTTTAGGTAATGCAGAAGGTAGGGACATATACGCTGGAACCTTTGATGTGATCGTATGCGATGGCTTTGTAGGTAATGTTATTCTTAAGGCAAGTGAGAGCTTAGGCTTAGCGGTTTTGCAGATGATAAGGGAGGAGGTTAAAAAGAGTCTTTTGGCAAGAATAGGTGCCCTTCTGATGAAACCCGCACTGAACAACTTCAAAAAAAAGGCAGACTTTACCGAATACGGAGGCATACCCCTTCTTGGTGCAAAAAAGCCAGTCATCATAACCCACGGTAGGGCAAACGCAAAAGCCATAAAGAACGCCATAAGAGTAGCAAACGAGTTTTTAGTTCATCATTTTAACGAAAAACTAAGGGAAAACTTGATAAAATTGGCTCCAGAAGAGGTTAGAATCTGA
- a CDS encoding beta-ketoacyl-ACP synthase III, whose product MGITLQGLGYYVPQDVLSNFDLEKIVDTSDEWITTRTGIKERRIAKNETLIDMAEKASKMALEDAKVDPKDVDAIVFATITPHFSFPASACLLQDRLGCKNGFAFDISAACSGFLYGLEVAKGLIVGGSAKKVLLVGAEKLSEIVNWQDRSTCVLFGDGAGAVLVSSEGEGEILASVMRSDGEAWNILYAEKCGYINMRGRELFKLAVRSMEEVCQQVISTVGLKVEDIDLVIPHQANIRIMEALAEKLGIPMQKVYSNIHKYGNTSAASIPIAMAEAYREGRLKRGYTVLMTAMGAGLTWGATLIRF is encoded by the coding sequence ATGGGCATAACGCTTCAGGGTTTGGGTTACTATGTCCCACAGGATGTGCTTAGTAATTTTGACTTAGAGAAGATAGTAGATACTTCTGACGAATGGATCACCACAAGAACAGGTATAAAGGAAAGGAGAATAGCCAAGAACGAAACTCTTATTGACATGGCGGAAAAGGCCAGTAAGATGGCCTTGGAGGATGCAAAGGTGGATCCAAAGGATGTGGACGCCATAGTGTTTGCAACCATAACACCACACTTTAGCTTTCCAGCTTCCGCCTGTCTTTTGCAGGATAGATTGGGATGTAAAAACGGTTTTGCCTTTGATATTTCTGCAGCTTGCAGTGGTTTTCTTTATGGGCTGGAGGTTGCCAAGGGTCTGATAGTGGGAGGAAGCGCTAAAAAGGTTCTTTTGGTGGGTGCAGAGAAACTTTCAGAAATAGTCAATTGGCAAGACAGAAGCACATGCGTTCTCTTTGGTGACGGTGCAGGTGCAGTGCTTGTTTCATCTGAGGGAGAAGGAGAAATTTTAGCTTCTGTAATGAGGTCAGACGGGGAAGCTTGGAACATTCTCTATGCGGAAAAGTGCGGTTATATAAATATGAGAGGTAGAGAGCTGTTTAAGCTGGCGGTTAGAAGCATGGAGGAGGTTTGCCAACAGGTAATATCAACGGTTGGACTTAAGGTGGAGGACATAGACCTGGTAATACCCCATCAGGCAAACATCAGAATAATGGAAGCTTTAGCAGAAAAGCTCGGCATCCCTATGCAAAAGGTCTATTCAAACATCCACAAGTATGGCAACACCAGCGCAGCTTCTATTCCTATAGCCATGGCGGAAGCCTATCGGGAAGGCAGGCTCAAAAGGGGCTATACGGTTTTGATGACCGCCATGGGTGCTGGGCTAACTTGGGGTGCTACACTGATAAGGTTCTGA
- a CDS encoding UDP-N-acetylmuramoyl-tripeptide--D-alanyl-D-alanine ligase, giving the protein MLEGLDAKLLGTYRPPRRVVIDSRQVEEGDLFIAIKGSRYDGHDFVDSAFSRGAYGVIVEKEVKVPKGKFALVVKDTLSALRTLALEKRKAFGGKVVAIAGSAGKTTTKEMIAFLLSKVGKVCKTPKNQNSQIGVPLALANFERDCQFWVVEMGASQKGDVAKLVDLVKPHIRVITAIGEEHLETFGCLDDVIVGNGEVFKDMEKDHFGICPHYVSHCYDIPNKITFGDGSELFAQNVRISTEGVSFKVKEEEIFIPIPSLGAVENALCSFAVLKALGFDWKNFKDYLKEFQPIEGRFKTFRLGKWFLIDDSYNANPLSVKNALHTLSRFEGFKIAVLGDMLELGENSPEYHREVGRLCHQLNIDLCLFYGEYMKFAWEECIKKGCRAQHFVDKLDIVKYLKNFSQVECVVLFKGSRAMGLEEVLQKLNIRI; this is encoded by the coding sequence ATGCTAGAAGGTTTAGACGCTAAGCTGTTGGGCACATACAGACCACCAAGGCGTGTGGTAATAGACAGCAGGCAGGTGGAAGAGGGGGATCTTTTTATAGCCATAAAAGGTTCAAGATACGATGGACACGACTTTGTGGATTCTGCCTTTTCAAGAGGAGCTTACGGCGTTATTGTGGAGAAGGAGGTAAAAGTGCCAAAAGGAAAGTTTGCCCTTGTGGTAAAAGACACTCTTTCTGCCCTAAGGACTCTGGCTTTGGAAAAAAGAAAGGCTTTTGGTGGAAAAGTTGTAGCGATAGCAGGCTCTGCGGGAAAGACCACCACAAAGGAAATGATAGCTTTCTTGCTTTCAAAGGTAGGCAAGGTGTGTAAAACTCCAAAAAATCAGAATTCTCAAATTGGAGTGCCTTTGGCTTTGGCAAACTTTGAAAGGGACTGTCAGTTTTGGGTGGTTGAGATGGGAGCAAGCCAAAAGGGAGACGTCGCAAAGCTTGTAGATCTGGTAAAACCCCACATAAGAGTAATCACAGCCATAGGGGAGGAACACTTGGAAACCTTTGGCTGTTTGGACGATGTGATTGTAGGAAACGGGGAAGTTTTTAAGGATATGGAAAAAGATCACTTTGGCATCTGCCCTCACTATGTTTCTCATTGTTACGATATCCCAAATAAGATTACCTTTGGGGATGGATCGGAGCTTTTTGCCCAGAACGTGCGCATTAGCACAGAAGGTGTTTCCTTTAAAGTAAAAGAAGAGGAGATCTTTATTCCCATCCCAAGTCTTGGTGCGGTGGAGAATGCCCTCTGTAGTTTTGCAGTGCTTAAAGCCTTGGGCTTTGATTGGAAAAACTTTAAAGATTATCTTAAAGAGTTCCAACCTATTGAGGGTAGGTTTAAGACCTTCAGACTTGGCAAGTGGTTTTTAATAGATGACTCTTACAATGCCAACCCACTGTCGGTTAAAAACGCCCTTCACACCCTCTCAAGATTTGAAGGCTTTAAGATTGCAGTATTGGGAGACATGCTGGAGCTTGGAGAAAACTCTCCAGAGTATCACAGAGAGGTAGGTAGATTATGCCATCAGCTTAACATAGATCTGTGCCTTTTTTACGGGGAGTATATGAAGTTTGCTTGGGAAGAGTGTATAAAGAAGGGGTGTAGAGCACAACACTTTGTGGATAAGCTGGACATAGTGAAATATCTGAAAAACTTTTCTCAAGTTGAGTGTGTGGTGCTGTTTAAGGGTTCAAGGGCTATGGGGCTTGAAGAAGTATTGCAAAAATTAAATATTAGAATATAA